In a single window of the Oncorhynchus tshawytscha isolate Ot180627B unplaced genomic scaffold, Otsh_v2.0 Un_contig_11018_pilon_pilon, whole genome shotgun sequence genome:
- the LOC121845804 gene encoding zinc finger protein 239-like — protein MSGEKEALMEEIEQSLHPLTEDHLRHLCERCGIDGPQVKGKNHRSLRRKIMEEMWENADSLKSEEQGMSWLLRLKDDIRKIQEESSVAPMSPSQSDDDDNDTDCDEEWNVEDNDGDSDSMSSSRNNGDNPNSRSLSGRVLSSGKAPGLKVIQRPYSCDVCEKSFPHLGDLKRHQRIHTGEKPYGCDQCGKSFRQPGQLTKHKLTHTGEKSYRCDQCGKSFARADTRTEHKRTHTGRKSYVCDQCGKGFTTLGALTIHQRIHTGEKPYVCAVCEKSFRQSGQLTIHKRTHTGEKPYNCDQCEKSFAEAGSLTEHRRTHTGEKPYVCDQCGKSFTTLGTLTIHQRIHTGEKPFVCAICGKSFRQTVQLTRHKRTHAGEKSYRSFDQ, from the exons ATGAGTGGAGAGAAGGAAGCATTGATGGAAGAAATCGAACAGAGTTTACACCCTCTAACGGAGGATCATTTACGACACCTGTGTGAACGTTGTGGAATAGATGGCCCCCAAGTTAAAGGAAAGAACCATCGCTCGTTGCGACGTAAAATCATGGAAGAAATGTGGGAAAACGCAGATTCTTTGAAATCGGAGGAGCAGGGAATGTCTTGGTTACTCCGACTGAAAGATGACATCAGAAAAATACAGGAAGAATCTAGTGTGGCACCCATGAGTCCCAGCCagtctgatgatgatgataatgatacaGACTGCGATGAAGAATGGAACGTGGAGGACAACGATGGAGATTCAGATTCGATGTCATCAAGTAGGAACAATG GGGACAACCCTAACAGTCGCTCGCTCAGTGGGAGGGTCTTATCATCTGGGAAGGCTCCAGGGTTGAAAGTGATCCAGCGCCCTTACAGCTGTGATGTATGTGAGAAAAGTTTCCCACATTTAGGAGACCTAAAGagacaccagagaatacacacaggagagaaaccatatggctgtgatcaatgtgggaagagttttcgTCAGCCAGGGCAACTGACGAAACACAagctaacacacactggagagaaatcTTAtcgctgtgatcaatgtgggaagagttttgctcgAGCTGATACCAGGACTGAACACAagcgaacacacacaggaaggaaaTCTTAtgtctgtgatcaatgtgggaagggTTTCACTACCTTAGGAGCActgactatacaccagagaatacacacaggagagaaaccatatgTCTGCGCTGTATGTGAAAAGAGTTTTCGTCAGTCAGGACAACTGACTATACACAAGCGAACACACACGGGAGAGAAACCATATAACTGTGATCAATGTGAGAAGAGTTTTGCCGAAGCTGGTTCCCTGACTGAACACAGACGAacacatacaggagagaaaccatatgtctgtgatcaatgtgggaagagtttcactaCCTTAGGAACActgactatacaccagagaattcacacaggagagaaaccttttgtTTGTGCTATATGTGGAAAGAGTTTCCGTCAAACGGTACAACTGACAAGGCACAAGAGAACACACGCGGGAGAGAAATCTTACAGAAGCTTTGATCAATGA